A single Saccharomyces paradoxus chromosome II, complete sequence DNA region contains:
- the SLA1 gene encoding cytoskeletal protein-binding protein SLA1 (Cytoskeletal protein binding protein~similar to YBL007C) — MTVFLGIYRAIYAYEPQTPEELAIQEDDLLYLLQKSDIDDWWTVKKRVIGSDSEEPVGLVPSTYIEEAPVLKKVRAIYDYEQVQNGDEELTFHENDVFEVFDDKDADWLLVKSTVSNEFGFIPGNYVEPDNGSTPKQEQAPAAAEIPAATTAAVPTSGAVLPTSFLPPPQHNDRARMVQSKEDQVPDEDEEGPPPAMPARPTATTETTDATAMGSRSRTRLSYGDNDNDEEEDDYYYNSNSIGNHEYNTEYHSWNVTEIEGRKKKKAKLSIGNNKINFIPQKGAPHEWSIDKLVSYDNEKKHMFLEFVDPYRSLELHTGNTTTCEEIMNIIGEYKGASRDPGLKEVEMASKSKKRGIVQYDFMAESQDELTIKSGDKVYILDDKKSKDWWMCQLVDSGKSGLVPAQFIEPVRDKKHTESTASGIIKSIKKNFTKSPSRSRSRSRSKSNANASWKDDELQDDVATTAAGKRSRKSSLSSHRKNSSAAKDFPNPKKSRLWVDRSGTFKVDAEFIGCAKGKIHLHKANGVKIAVAADKLSNEDLAYVEKITGFSLEKFKANDGTSSRGTDSRDSERERRRRLKEQEEKERDRRLKERELYELKKARELLDEERSKLQEKELPPIKPPRPTSTASVSNTMSAPPAENSSNNPGNKYDWFEFFLNCGVDVSNCQRYTINFDREQLTEDMMPDINNSMLRTLGLREGDIVRVMKHLDKKFGRENNATIPTNATGNMFSQPDGSLKAAASPETSLPQQLLPQTTSPAQTAPSTSAETDDAWTVKPASKSESNLLSKKSEFTGSMQDLLDLQPLEPKKTATTTPEPNLKDLEPVKTGGATVSAAPASSAPAPLDPFKTGGNNILPLSTGFVMMPMITGGAMLPMQRTGGFVVPQTTFGMQSQATGGILPVQKTGNGLIPISNTGGAMMPQTTFGAAPTVLPLQKTGGGLIPIATTGGAQFPQTSFNIQAQQQLPTGSILPVQKTANGLISANTGISMPALQRTGGAMIPQTSFGVSQQVSQQVSQQLTGSGMMAQPQNTGSVMMPQTSFNDLPQITGGAMMPLQRTGGALNTFNTGSATISQTSFNAQPQNTGGFRPQSQFGLTLQKTGGIAPLNQNQFTGGAMNAFNTGGVFQQPQPQTTTSFNTGGAMQQPQMMTTFNTGSAMQQPQMMTTFNTGGAMQQPQMTNTFNAGGMQQPQMMSTFNTGGAMQQPQQQALQNQPTGFGFGNGPQQSRQANIFNATASNPFGF, encoded by the coding sequence ATGACCGTGTTTCTGGGCATCTATAGGGCCATCTATGCCTATGAGCCGCAGACACCAGAAGAACTGGCCATCCAAGAAGACGATCTGTTGTACCTACTACAGAAGTCAGATATTGATGATTGGTGGacagtaaagaaaagagtCATTGGTTCCGATAGCGAAGAACCTGTAGGCCTAGTGCCTTCCACTTACATTGAAGAAGCTCccgttttgaaaaaggtaAGAGCCATTTATGATTACGAACAGGTGCAAAATggtgatgaagaattaaCCTTTCACGAAAATGACGTTTTTGAAGTATTCGATGACAAAGATGCTGACTGGCTGTTGGTTAAATCTACCGTTTCTAACGAATTCGGCTTCATTCCAGGTAACTACGTTGAACCAGATAATGGGTCCACTCCTAAGCAGGAACAGGCCCCGGCTGCCGCCGAAATTCCTGCAGCTACTACTGCAGCCGTTCCTACTTCTGGTGCTGTACTACCTACCAGCTTTTTGCCACCTCCTCAACATAATGATAGAGCGCGCATGGTGCAAAGTAAGGAGGACCAAGTTccagatgaagatgaagagggACCTCCTCCTGCTATGCCTGCAAGACCAACGGCTACCACCGAAACTACTGATGCTACCGCTATGGGTTCTCGATCTCGTACAAGACTATCATACGGCGATAACGAtaatgacgaagaagaggatgatTACTAttacaacagcaacagcatTGGAAACCACGAATACAACACAGAGTATCACTCTTGGAACGTCACCGAAATCGAAGGtaggaaaaagaaaaaggccAAGCTATCAATCGGTAAcaacaaaataaacttCATACCCCAAAAGGGAGCTCCTCATGAATGGTCAATTGATAAACTGGTCTCTTACGATaacgaaaagaaacacATGTTCTTAGAATTTGTTGACCCATATAGAAGTCTTGAATTGCACACCGGTAACACCACTACGTGTGAAGAGATCATGAATATTATTGGTGAATATAAAGGTGCTTCCCGCGATCCCGGGTtgaaagaagttgaaatgGCTTCCAAATCCAAAAAGAGAGGTATTGTGCAATATGACTTCATGGCTGAATCACAGGACGAATTGACCATAAAGTCAGGCGACAAAGTTTACATCCtagatgataaaaaatctaaGGACTGGTGGATGTGTCAACTGGTTGATTCAGGGAAAAGCGGTCTCGTTCCCGCACAGTTTATTGAGCCTGTTCGTGACAAAAAACATACTGAATCGACGGCAAGCGGTATCATCAAGTccatcaagaaaaatttcacgAAATCTCCATCTAGGTCGAGATCTAGATCGAGGTCTAAATCCAACGCCAATGCCAGTTGgaaagatgatgaattgCAAGACGATGTTGCTACTACTGCTGCCGGTAAGAggtcaagaaaaagttcattGTCCTCTCACAGGAAAAACTCTTCGGCGGCCAAAGACTTCCCCAATCCAAAGAAATCGCGTTTATGGGTTGATAGAAGTGGTACTTTCAAAGTGGATGCAGAATTCATTGGATGTGCTAAGGGTAAAATTCATTTACACAAGGCTAATGGTGTCAAGATTGCTGTCGCCGCTGATAAACTATCTAATGAAGATTTGGCGTATGTGGAGAAAATTACAGGCTTTTCCTTAGAGAAATTTAAGGCTAATGATGGGACTTCTTCCCGTGGCACTGATTCAAGAGACtctgaaagagaaagaagaaggagatTGAAGGAgcaagaggaaaaagaacgtGATAGAAGACTGAAAGAACGTGAATTATatgaattgaagaaagCTAGAGAGCTCttagatgaagaaagatCAAAGTTGcaagaaaaggaattgCCTCCTATAAAACCACCAAGACCAACTTCTACCGCTTCCGTTTCAAATACGATGTCCGCACCACCAGCAGAAAACAGTAGCAACAACCCCGGTAACAAATATGACTGGTTCGAATTCTTCTTGAATTGCGGCGTGGATGTTAGTAATTGTCAAAGATACAcaataaattttgataGAGAGCAGCTCACTGAAGATATGATGCCTGACATCAATAATTCAATGTTAAGGACTTTGGGTCTGCGCGAAGGTGATATTGTTAGAGTAATGAAACACCTTGATAAGAAATTTGGAAGGGAAAATAATGCAACAATTCCTACAAATGCCACTGGGAACATGTTTTCACAACCTGATGGTTCATTGAAAGCTGCTGCAAGTCCAGAAACCTCATTACCTCAGCAATTGTTGCCACAAACAACAAGTCCTGCTCAGACAGCTCCTTCCACATCAGCTGAGACTGATGATGCTTGGACTGTTAAACCGGCTTCTAAGTCCGAATCTAACTTACTTTCTAAGAAATCAGAATTTACTGGTTCCATGCAGGATTTGTTAGACTTACAGCCCCTAGAACCTAAAAAAACCGCTACCACGACACCTGAACCAAACTTAAAAGATTTGGAACCTGTGAAAACTGGTGGCGCCACTGTTTCTGCCGCTCCAGCTTCGTCCGCTCCCGCTCCGTTGGATCCATTCAAGACTGGTGGTAACAACATCTTACCTTTATCTACTGGTTTTGTGATGATGCCAATGATTACTGGGGGTGCTATGCTACCTATGCAGAGAACCGGCGGCTTTGTCGTACCACAAACAACTTTTGGTATGCAATCACAGGCTACTGGTGGCATCCTGCCTGTTCAAAAGACAGGTAATGGGTTAATTCCCATTTCTAACACCGGCGGCGCTATGATGCCACAGACTACATTTGGCGCAGCACCTACCGTCTTACCTCTGCAGAAAACGGGGGGTGGCTTAATACCAATTGCTACCACGGGAGGTGCGCAATTCCCGCAAACTTCATTCAATATTCAGGCACAACAACAGCTTCCAACAGGTTCAATACTACCTGTGCAAAAAACTGCTAATGGATTAATCTCAGCTAATACTGGCATCTCAATGCCAGCTTTACAAAGAACAGGTGGCGCTATGATTCCACAAACATCGTTTGGAGTTTCACAACAAGTTTCACAACAAGTTTCACAACAACTAACAGGTAGCGGAATGATGGCCCAACCTCAAAATACAGGCAGCGTAATGATGCCTCAAACATCTTTCAATGATCTGCCACAAATTACCGGGGGAGCAATGATGCCCTTACAAAGGACTGGTGGTGCTTTGAATACATTCAATACTGGCAGTGCCACGATTTCACAGACTTCGTTCAACGCTCAACCCCAAAACACTGGAGGATTCCGGCCACAATCCCAATTCGGTTTAACTCTACAAAAAACCGGAGGTATTGCACCATTAAACCAGAACCAGTTCACTGGTGGAGCCATGAATGCTTTCAATACAGGTGGTGTTTTTCAACAACCACAACCACAAACAACGACTTCTTTCAATACTGGTGGTGCCATGCAACAACCACAAATGATGACTACTTTCAATACTGGTAGTGCTATGCAACAACCACAAATGATGACTACTTTCAATACTGGTGGTGCTATGCAACAACCACAAATGACGAACACTTTCAACGCCGGCGGCATGCAACAACCTCAAATGATGAGCACTTTTAACACCGGGGGCGCTATGCAACAACCACAACAACAAGCATTACAGAACCAACCTACTGGATTTGGGTTTGGTAATGGGCCTCAACAATCGAGGCAAGCCAACATATTCAATGCTACTGCATCAAATCCCTTTGGATTCTAG
- the LDB7 gene encoding Ldb7p (Component of the RSC chromatin remodeling complex~similar to YBL006C), whose protein sequence is MSGTNMGYYEVLAGLSALEKSSQVVFSAAELQQLTQQSDVTNKGIKGNENSKAKVSKPKRVAVHGYLGGKVSLADATQVEYEVGHSLLGSYVPRQQLEALSSVDFSHHFHRTLECKAALETHDVFLAGAGQLSLPFQSHIESPRSNELKRKRKVIICKRCQSRFMGPHRRSQLREHACVD, encoded by the coding sequence ATGAGTGGAACCAATATGGGATACTATGAAGTGCTCGCAGGGCTTTCTGCACTAGAAAAATCATCGCAAGTAGTGTTCAGTGCAGCGGAGCTGCAACAACTTACGCAGCAATCTGATGTTACCAACAAAGGCATCAAGGGCAATGAGAATAGTAAAGCCAAGGTATCCAAGCCCAAAAGAGTAGCTGTACACGGTTACCTAGGTGGTAAGGTTTCGCTTGCTGACGCGACACAGGTAGAGTATGAGGTTGGTCATTCGCTGCTGGGCAGCTATGTGCCCCGCCAGCAGTTGGAGGCTCTCTCAAGTGTCGACTTTTCGCACCATTTCCACCGTACGTTAGAATGTAAAGCTGCCCTAGAGACGCACGACGTTTTTCTTGCTGGCGCAGGCCAGTTGTCCCTACCCTTCCAATCGCACATAGAGAGCCCCAGGAGCAATGAActtaaaaggaaaagaaaagtgatAATATGTAAACGGTGTCAATCACGATTTATGGGCCCCCATAGAAGGTCTCAACTGAGAGAACATGCTTGCGTAGACTAA